The following is a genomic window from Akkermansiaceae bacterium.
TCTCTGTGCAAAAGCCCTCCATGAACAGGGCAAACTGAAGGGGAACACCCTGGTGGCCACCGTCATGAGCAATCTCGGCCTGCGTGATGCCCTCGCCGCCGATGGCATCAATCTGGAAACCACAGGTGTCGGTGACAGGCTCGTCCTCGAACGTATGCGTGAAAAAGGTTATAACCTGGGCGGCGAGAACTCGGGCCACATCATTTACTCCGATCACGCAACCACGGGCGACGGCATCATGAGCGCCCTGATGCTCCTCGCCATGATGCGCGAAAAGAACGCGCCACTTTCAGACCTTGCGAACTGTATGGAAATCTACCCGCAAGTCCTGTTAGGATTGAATGTATCCGAAAAGCCGCCTATCGAAACCATCCCCGAGGTTCACGCCGCCATCCAGAATGCGGAAGCGGCATTTTCAGAAAAAGGCCGTGTGCTCGTCCGCTACTCGGGAACCGAACGAAAAATCCGGGTCCTCACCGAGTGCTCCGATGCCGCTCTGGCCAGGAGCCAGGCCGACCTCATTGCCGCAGCCATCCAGAACACCATCGGCGCAGTAAAATGAATCAATCAAGAACTGGATGAGTGCAGCGATACAAGCTACTCTCCAATCGTCCATTTCTCCATTCCTTCAACCATCCATTGATCATGACCACACACCCCGCCCACGAAGCCCATTTCTGGCCCCTGCACCAAGACTCCCCCATGGGTGAACAGCTCATCGCAGGTCGTACGTTTCTCGATTTCCAACAAGAAAACGCCGAGGGCATCGAAAACGCCCATGTGATTGAAAACGCGTGGATCACCAAGGAAGACTGGCAGGCATTGGCCCGACTAGCCCCACAGGCGGTTTTAAAATCCAACTGCGGGAATGTGTTAGCTTGGATCGGCGATAAAAACCCGGACATTTTCACCACCGAAGTCGACGCCTCTGACGCATCCATGCTGGTTCGTTACGCGTGGGATTTTATCCAACTCAATGAAAATATAGTCAGCCAATTATCCCAATCCGACTATCAAGGAGAAGTCAGCCCCGCCGCCCACATCGATGGCTTTGTCCAGGTAGGTGAAGGGTCAAAAATCCTCCCCGGTGTCGTGATCGAAGGCAACGTCGTCATCGGAAAAAACTGTAAGATCGGGCCTAACTGCTACCTGCGCGGCTCCACCACCATCGGTGACAACTGCCATATCGGCCAGGCCGTTGAAATCAAGAATTCCATCATCGGCCACGGCACCTCGATAGGCCACCTGAGCTACGTCGGCGACTCGGTCATTGGAAACAAGGTGAATTTTGGTGCGGGAACGATCACCTCCAACCTCCGACACGATGGCTCCAACCACCGCTCCATGATCCGTGACCAACTCATCGACACAGGCCGAAGAAAATTCGGCGCCATCGTCGGCGACGGCACCCACACCGGCATCCTGACAGCCATCTACCCGGGGCGCAAACTCGGCTCCAACTCCATCACCCACCCGAACGACACGGTGCAGCGAGACCTTGTCTCTTAAACTCCAGCCGCAGCATGATTCCATCGTGCTGGTCTGAAAACTGAACTCTGAAAACTAACAAACTTTAAATAAATGTGTGGAATCGTAGGATATACTGGCAAACGTGCCGCCATGCCCGTGCTTATCAGCGGTCTGAAAAAACTCGAATACCGCGGCTATGACTCGGCCGGTATCGCTGTCGCAACGGCGAGCAACATTCTCATCCGTAAGCAAAGCGGCAAGGTCTCCGGACTCGCCAAGCTTGTTGACGGGGAAAAAGATGCTCTTTCATCAGCGCATTGTGGCATCGCCCACACACGTTGGGCGACGCATGGGCCGCCGACCACATTAAATGCCCACCCGCATGAGGGAAATGAAGGGCGCGTTGTGCTCGTGCATAATGGCATTATTGAAAACCATAACGCGCTTCGAGACCGGTTTATTGCGGCCGGGCATGTTTTTAAATCGGACACCGACTCCGAAGTGCTCGCCCACCTGGTGGAGTCGAATTACAACGGAAATTTAATCGATGCGGTAAAGGCCTCACTCAAGGAAGTGGAGGGCACCTACGGCATCACCTGTATGTCGAAAGACGAACCGAATGTATTGGTCGTCGCCCGCTGCGGCTCCCCCATCGTGCTGGGTCTTGGTGAAGACGAAACCATCGTGGCCTCGGACGCCTCCGCCATCATCACCTACACCCGGCAAGCCATTTACCTCGACGATGGCGACATCGCCCGCATCGAGGGTAGCCAGGTCGATATCCAAAGCATCCATTCCGGTGCCGTCACGCGAGCTACATCGGAAATCGACTGGTCACCGGATGCCGCGGAAAAAGGCGGCTACGAACACTACATGCTGAAGGAAGTTTTCGAGCAACCCCAAGCGATCAAGAACACGATCCGTGGCCGCATCGATCTCAACCGTGGCACCGCCATCCTTTCCGGACTCAATCTAACACCACGTGAAATTGTCGATATCCAGCGACTCCTCATCGTCGGCTGCGGCACCTCCATGAACGCCGGCCTCATCGGTGAATATGCCGTGGAAGACTTCGCCGGCATCCCGGCGGAAGTCGAACAAGCCGCCGAGTTCCGCTACCGCAATCCCATCGTGGGCAGCCGCGATTTGGTGCTCGCCATTTCCCAGTCGGGTGAGACAGCCGACACCCTCGCCGCCGTTCGCGAAGCTGTGGAAAAAGGCTCGTTAGTTGCCGCTTTGGTCAACGTAGTTGGCTCAACGATCGCCCGTGAAACAGGACGTGGCATCTATCTTCACGCTGGCCCGGAGATCAGTGTGGCATCGACCAAGGCTTTCACCAGTCAGGTTTCCGTCTTACTGATGATCGCACTCAAACTCGCCCGCGCCAATCGTCTTTCACGCGAACAAGGCATCCAGATTGCCCGTGAAATCGAACGCCTGCCCGAGCTTGTCCAGGCGGTGTTGGACACCAACGACCAGATCGCCAAAGCCGCCGAGCACTACGCACATTACAACAACGCATTCTACATTGGCCGCGGCTACATGTTCCCCGTTGCCCTCGAAGGAGCGCTCAAGCTCAAGGAAATTTCCTACATCCATGCGGAAGGCTACCACTCGGCCGAACTCAAACACGGCCCCATCGCCTTGCTCGAAGAAAGCATGCCCGTCATCGCCCTGCTCAACGAAGGTCCCGGTCAGGACAAATCGCTCAGCAACGTCGCCGAGTGCAAAGCCCGCAGCGCCCCCGTGTTAGGTGTGATCACCGCAGGCGATGAAGAAGCCCGCAAGACCTGCGACCACGTCATCGAGATCCCCGCCTGCCCCCAATACACCGCCGTGGTTCCCGCCGCCGTCGCCCTCCAGCTCTTCGCCTACCACGTCGCCAGAATCCGAGGCTGCGCCATCGACCAGCCAAGGAATCTCGCGAAGAGTGTGACGGTGGAGTAAAGGTTTGGAGTGCGGAGGCTTGCCTAAGCTTTCTCCTAAATTGGCTTGCCGATTTTTATCCCGGCAGTAGCCGCACTTATTCTTAGCTGCCAGCATGATGAAACCCCGCCACAGGAAGCGAGCTTCCCAGCCCCAAAGCGGAGGCAAGCCATCCGCACTCCAAAATAACAACCTTTCAGGTCGATAACAAAAGCGCAGCCCTTTTATGGACTGCGCTTTTTCCTTGATCTGTTATATTTTACAAAGCCTTGGCGTCATCCAGGCGTGGGTGGCCGTTTTTGAGGTCGTCACGGGTGATGCCTTTGCCACGGTTCATTGTGTCCATGGCTTTGAAGGTTTCCACCATGGCGTGGATGGCGGCCAGGACGTCGGTGGTGTGGCCGGTTTCGGAAATGGTGTGCATGTTGCGGATAGGGAAACCGATCGAGGTGGAGGCACTGTCGATTCCTGCCAGGGAGGCGGCCATGGCGTCGGTTCCGGTGTCGCGACCTGCGAAGTCGACCTGATAGGGGATCTTGTTGGCCTGACAGGCTTTTTCGATCAGGGTGTTGAGATACTCGCTGGTGATCGATCCATTTGTTAGAGTAAATCCCTTACCCATGGCGAGCGGATTCATGCGCTTGGCTCCGATTCCTGGCGCGGCATCGTAGTCGTGGTTGACATCGGATCCGATC
Proteins encoded in this region:
- the glmS gene encoding glutamine--fructose-6-phosphate transaminase (isomerizing), whose amino-acid sequence is MCGIVGYTGKRAAMPVLISGLKKLEYRGYDSAGIAVATASNILIRKQSGKVSGLAKLVDGEKDALSSAHCGIAHTRWATHGPPTTLNAHPHEGNEGRVVLVHNGIIENHNALRDRFIAAGHVFKSDTDSEVLAHLVESNYNGNLIDAVKASLKEVEGTYGITCMSKDEPNVLVVARCGSPIVLGLGEDETIVASDASAIITYTRQAIYLDDGDIARIEGSQVDIQSIHSGAVTRATSEIDWSPDAAEKGGYEHYMLKEVFEQPQAIKNTIRGRIDLNRGTAILSGLNLTPREIVDIQRLLIVGCGTSMNAGLIGEYAVEDFAGIPAEVEQAAEFRYRNPIVGSRDLVLAISQSGETADTLAAVREAVEKGSLVAALVNVVGSTIARETGRGIYLHAGPEISVASTKAFTSQVSVLLMIALKLARANRLSREQGIQIAREIERLPELVQAVLDTNDQIAKAAEHYAHYNNAFYIGRGYMFPVALEGALKLKEISYIHAEGYHSAELKHGPIALLEESMPVIALLNEGPGQDKSLSNVAECKARSAPVLGVITAGDEEARKTCDHVIEIPACPQYTAVVPAAVALQLFAYHVARIRGCAIDQPRNLAKSVTVE